A single window of Neospora caninum Liverpool complete genome, chromosome XII DNA harbors:
- a CDS encoding YALI0A00781p, related, which yields MAASSAALIQRRVEEQVLRALEEKEARLDAALEAAAAAEASGAANRDVDDEDLEELRARRRRQLQKQHLLREKMKEKGHGELQELHSEKDFFQAAKESNKLIAHFFRPSNRVCELVDARLIDLAHRHIDIRCVKINAEKSAFLCERLKIWCLPTLVLVQDGKTEHSIVGLDELGGELLHG from the exons atggcggcgtcttccgcggctCTCATCCAGCGGCGTGTCGAGGAGCAGGTGCTTCGAGCcctggaagagaaggaggcaaGGCTCGACGCAGCCCTGGaagctgcggcggcggccgaggccaGCGGCGCGGCGAACCGGGAcgtggacgacgaagacCTCGAGGAACTGAGAGCccggcgcaggagacagctcCAGAAGCAGCATCTCCTCCGCGAAAAAAtgaaggaaaagggacacGGCGAACTCCAAGAACTGCACAGCGAGAAGGACTTCTTCCAGGCTGCAAAGGAATCCAACAAACTG ATCGCCCACTTTTTCCGGCCGTCGAACCGCGTCTGCGAGTTGGTGGACGCTCGCCTGATCGACTTGGCGCATCGCCACATCGACATTCGTTGCGTGAAAATCAACGCCGAGAAatctgcctttctctgcgaaC GTCTGAAAATCTGGTGTCTTCCGACG CTCGTGCTGGTCCAGGATGGGAAAACGGAGCATTCCATTGTCGGCCTCGACGAGCTCGGCGGTGAGCTCCTACACGGATAG
- a CDS encoding SRS domain-containing protein, translating to MSLSFHKTSPRQRKQCTRQIYGVAFPSFVAVLFFVVAESVQIFVEAKGERLGTLKPLGKNRYSCVQEDGTGPNPGVGSIELNAQNPKLFLLCVGQENEFMPLDGATSQLAVCPMSATTKAECDRNSTPLKNFLPRATERWMERTLVLDSSDSKFVLTIPPNGFPPARQQFKLGCRAKGHYCMLTVTVDPFSAAVDGQRANCAYSLPDPVSLQLSMSEEKNSITILCGKQHFPQPSTYNLNYCAGSSVDPDQCAASSMTEIFPTFSASWWKGKSNSEQGAVFTIPKGHFPSRATHFLVGCSEKVDAGSFCNVKVSVAAATVTTTRAPSNGAESWRTDFAFVLSAFALHLSTA from the coding sequence ATGTCATTGTCCTTCCACAAGACGAGTCCCCGACAGCGGAAACAATGCACGCGACAGATCTACGGTGTTGCCTTTCCGTCGTTCGTGGCTGTACTTTTTTTTGTCGTCGCCGAATCTGTTCAGATATTCGTCGAAGCCAAAGGGGAACGTCTTGGAACTCTGAAGCCTCTTGGCAAGAATAGGTATAGTTGTGTACAGGAAGACGGCACCGGGCCGAACCCCGGTGTCGGTTCTATTGAACTCAACGCACAGAATCCGAAGCTATTCCTCCTATGCGTGGGTCAGGAAAACGAATTCATGCCTCTAGACGGGGCAACCTCGCAACTGGCGGTTTGCCCGATGTCAGCAACGACCAAAGCTGAATGTGACAGAAACAGTACGCCGCTCAAAAACTTCCTTCCgcgggcgacggagaggtgGATGGAGAGAACTCTAGTTTTGGATAGTTCGGACAGCAAATTTGTCCTAACAATTCCTCCGAATGGATTCCCTCCAGCGAGGCAACAGTTCAAACTTGGTTGCCGAGCTAAAGGACATTATTGCATGCTTACTGTAACAGTTGATCCTTTCAGCGCTGCCGTGGATGGGCAAAGAGCCAACTGCGCATATTCGCTGCCGGATCCAGTGAGTCTTCAGTTGAGCATgtcagaagagaaaaactcTATCACGATTCTTTGCGGAAAACAGCATTTCCCTCAGCCATCGACATATAATCTCAATTACTGCGCGGGATCATCTGTGGACCCTGATCAATGTGCTGCCAGCTCCATGACGGAAATCTTCCCCACATTTTCTGCATCGTGGTGGAAGGGGAAGTCAAACTCAGAGCAGGGTGCAGTATTCACGATCCCGAAAGGCCACTTTCCCTCTAGAGCTACACATTTCCTTGTCGGGTGTTCGGAAAAAGTTGATGCAGGGTCTTTTTGCAATGTTAAAGTTAGCGTAGCAGCTGCTACAGTGACGACTACAAGAGCGCCTTCGAATGGTGCCGAGTCATGGCGTACTGACTTCGCCTTTGTTTTGTCTGCATTTGCTCTTCACCTTTCCACGGCATAG